Proteins from a genomic interval of Pseudomonas asplenii:
- a CDS encoding OmpA family protein, which translates to MFTSRRLIIVATAVAMLSGCASQNPYDNQGQMEQGGSSGMSRTAKYGGLGALAGAVAGAAIDHNNRGKGALIGALVAGAGAAGYGYYADQQEKKLRESMANTGVQVQRQGDQIKLIMPGNITFATNSDAIASSFYQPLNNLANSLKEFNQNQIEIVGYTDSTGSRQLNMDLSQRRAQSVANYLTSQGVNGANLSARGAGPDNPIASNADVNGRAQNRRVEVNLRAIPGQQYGQPQGQYQQQGQYQQQGQQYGQPVQQYP; encoded by the coding sequence ATGTTCACCTCGCGCCGTTTGATTATCGTCGCTACTGCCGTTGCCATGTTGTCCGGCTGTGCTTCGCAAAACCCTTATGACAACCAGGGACAGATGGAGCAAGGCGGCTCCTCGGGTATGAGCAGAACCGCCAAGTATGGCGGCCTTGGCGCCCTGGCCGGTGCCGTCGCCGGTGCCGCCATCGACCACAACAATCGTGGCAAGGGCGCGCTGATCGGTGCCCTGGTCGCGGGTGCCGGTGCTGCCGGTTATGGTTACTACGCCGACCAGCAGGAAAAGAAACTGCGTGAAAGCATGGCCAACACCGGTGTTCAGGTGCAGCGCCAGGGTGATCAGATCAAGCTGATCATGCCGGGCAATATCACGTTTGCCACCAACTCCGATGCGATTGCCAGCAGCTTCTATCAGCCGCTGAACAACCTGGCCAATTCCCTCAAGGAGTTCAACCAGAACCAGATCGAGATCGTCGGCTACACCGATAGCACCGGTAGCCGTCAGCTGAACATGGACCTGTCGCAACGCCGTGCCCAAAGCGTGGCCAATTACCTGACCTCGCAAGGTGTCAACGGAGCCAACCTGTCGGCCCGTGGTGCCGGTCCCGACAATCCGATCGCCAGCAACGCCGACGTCAATGGCCGGGCGCAGAATCGTCGGGTGGAAGTCAACCTGCGCGCCATTCCTGGTCAGCAGTACGGTCAGCCACAGGGCCAGTATCAGCAGCAAGGTCAGTATCAGCAACAGGGCCAGCAGTACGGTCAGCCGGTCCAGCAATACCCTTGA
- a CDS encoding MBL fold metallo-hydrolase produces the protein MEAAKYNLIRETFPVGPLQCNCTIIGDPLTKKAIVVDPGGNHELILARLDALGLKVVSIIHTHAHLDHFLASGQLKEKTGATLHLHKDDQFLWDNLEMQCNMFGVPYTPVPSPDKWLADDEELACGCGVALHTPGHTPGSMSFWFSEARLLIAGDTLFRRGIGRTDLWGGDQATIVRSIKQRLYTLDEEATVVTGHGPDTRLGDEIRENPFVRG, from the coding sequence ATGGAAGCCGCAAAATATAACCTTATCCGCGAAACCTTCCCTGTAGGCCCTTTGCAGTGCAACTGCACGATCATTGGCGATCCGCTGACGAAAAAAGCCATCGTCGTCGATCCGGGCGGCAATCATGAGTTGATCCTGGCCCGGCTCGACGCCCTGGGCCTGAAGGTGGTCAGCATCATCCATACCCATGCGCATCTGGATCACTTCCTGGCCTCCGGCCAATTGAAGGAGAAAACCGGCGCGACCCTGCATCTGCACAAGGACGACCAGTTCCTTTGGGACAACCTGGAGATGCAGTGCAATATGTTCGGCGTGCCCTACACGCCGGTGCCGTCGCCGGACAAATGGCTGGCCGATGACGAGGAACTGGCCTGTGGGTGTGGCGTGGCCCTGCATACGCCGGGACATACCCCAGGCTCCATGAGCTTCTGGTTTTCCGAGGCTAGACTGTTGATTGCCGGAGATACGCTGTTTCGCCGGGGTATCGGCCGTACCGACCTGTGGGGCGGTGATCAGGCGACTATCGTGCGCTCGATCAAGCAACGGCTGTATACGCTGGATGAAGAGGCAACAGTGGTCACCGGCCACGGTCCTGACACCCGACTGGGCGATGAGATACGTGAAAATCCATTCGTTCGCGGTTGA
- a CDS encoding tyrosine-type recombinase/integrase, protein MIEREMDAGAFVSRNEAESTSFSTALETYASEVTSKKRSSASELSRIQAMQRHPLAMRSLASIRGADLASYRDSRLAEGLAPATVRRELALISHVFTIARKEWRMESLSNPVELIRQPSVDDARDRRILSADVWTLEAGKLVKEHLDELEMIRRYSRSTELPQIVTFAVETAMRRGEICSLLRTNVNLEKRVALLPMTKNGSARGVPLSSKAVEVLKSLPERDREDTYFKSRPDTITKAFADAIEDARQAYHGLLERHMKQKKLPKDKIDKRIAEDPFLVNLRFHDLRHEATSRLADIFPLHELTKITGHQDTRMLMRYYHPKTEDLAKKLA, encoded by the coding sequence ATGATCGAGCGCGAGATGGACGCGGGCGCGTTCGTCAGCCGAAATGAGGCCGAATCCACCTCATTCTCTACGGCTCTGGAGACGTATGCTAGCGAAGTAACAAGCAAGAAGAGGAGCAGTGCCTCGGAACTTTCTAGGATTCAGGCCATGCAGCGACATCCGCTAGCCATGAGATCGCTGGCCAGCATTCGTGGCGCCGATCTGGCCAGCTACCGTGATAGTCGGCTCGCTGAGGGCTTAGCTCCGGCAACTGTGCGCCGAGAGCTAGCTTTGATCTCTCACGTCTTTACCATTGCCCGCAAAGAATGGCGCATGGAATCACTAAGCAATCCCGTCGAACTGATACGCCAACCGAGCGTCGACGACGCGCGCGATCGCCGTATCCTTAGCGCAGACGTCTGGACGCTCGAAGCTGGAAAGCTCGTAAAAGAACACCTCGACGAGCTAGAGATGATTCGACGCTACTCTCGATCAACCGAGCTGCCCCAGATTGTAACTTTCGCAGTGGAGACAGCCATGCGCCGGGGGGAAATCTGCAGCCTTCTGCGCACCAATGTAAATTTGGAGAAACGGGTCGCTCTACTCCCGATGACCAAAAACGGATCTGCGCGAGGAGTGCCGCTGTCTAGCAAAGCAGTAGAGGTACTTAAAAGCCTGCCCGAACGCGATAGAGAGGATACCTACTTCAAGAGCAGACCTGACACCATCACCAAGGCATTCGCTGACGCTATCGAGGACGCTCGCCAGGCGTACCATGGATTATTGGAGCGCCACATGAAACAGAAGAAGTTACCCAAGGATAAGATCGACAAGCGAATTGCCGAAGACCCGTTCTTGGTTAACCTTCGCTTCCACGATCTACGCCACGAGGCGACATCACGCCTAGCTGACATTTTCCCGCTGCACGAACTAACCAAGATCACCGGACACCAGGACACCCGAATGCTGATGCGTTACTACCACCCAAAAACAGAGGATCTCGCAAAAAAACTGGCTTAA
- a CDS encoding GNAT family N-acetyltransferase, whose protein sequence is MEFSTVPYDKSIDRKTFDCGLHPALNTYIAQQATQDEKRNVSRTFMLVEDGQLIGYYTLANASVVESDLSEEQMKKMPRYPMPAVLLSRLAVDKGQQGKGVGKRLMVDFFRRVYAISKHSGVAFILVDAKDEKAASYYRDLDFVETNTSPLRLALSTGTIIQGFKALEAAQQPS, encoded by the coding sequence ATGGAATTCAGCACTGTCCCGTACGACAAGTCGATAGACCGCAAAACTTTTGATTGCGGTCTTCACCCAGCCCTTAATACCTATATCGCCCAACAGGCCACCCAAGACGAAAAGCGTAACGTCTCCAGGACGTTCATGCTTGTTGAGGATGGCCAGCTGATAGGCTACTACACGCTGGCCAACGCCTCCGTCGTGGAGTCCGACCTCAGCGAAGAGCAGATGAAAAAGATGCCCCGCTACCCAATGCCGGCAGTGCTGCTCAGCCGTTTGGCTGTTGACAAAGGTCAGCAAGGCAAGGGCGTCGGCAAGCGACTAATGGTCGATTTCTTCCGACGTGTGTACGCGATCTCCAAGCATTCTGGCGTGGCTTTCATCCTCGTCGATGCCAAGGACGAAAAGGCAGCAAGCTACTATCGCGACCTAGACTTTGTAGAGACCAACACAAGCCCTCTACGCTTGGCACTCTCGACAGGCACCATCATCCAGGGCTTCAAAGCTCTTGAGGCTGCACAGCAGCCATCCTGA
- a CDS encoding Hachiman antiphage defense system protein HamA — MTSLAAHLSWLEPKGTYTSACGRSIPVYRFNHNALDTSIMSGWARHFRNHYCSDQELRYLKNPTKTNSEYLITEKFPSESIAPGPSIRAGDFAEILIADYLQYIRNYAVPRTRYDRKIIANESSKGSDVIAFKKNPNVISEKDELLIFEVKAKATEKTKINVLQNAIDDSIKDEIRIAESLNAMRQRLYDRQDFDGVDLIERFQREPDYPCKRKYGAAAVYTESSLHESVVCTSHAGNHPSADSLELLVVSGVELMSLIHELYRRAADEA; from the coding sequence ATGACATCGCTGGCAGCCCATCTCTCCTGGCTTGAACCCAAGGGCACGTATACCTCAGCGTGTGGGCGCTCAATCCCGGTTTATCGATTCAACCACAATGCATTAGATACTTCCATAATGTCCGGCTGGGCGAGACATTTTAGAAATCACTACTGTAGCGACCAAGAACTGCGCTACTTAAAAAACCCCACAAAGACTAATTCAGAATATCTGATCACGGAAAAATTCCCTAGCGAATCGATTGCGCCAGGCCCAAGCATTCGGGCCGGGGATTTCGCAGAGATTCTAATAGCTGATTACCTTCAATATATTAGAAACTACGCAGTCCCTCGAACGCGCTATGATCGAAAGATCATCGCGAATGAATCCAGCAAGGGATCAGACGTAATAGCTTTCAAAAAAAATCCGAATGTAATCAGTGAAAAAGATGAATTATTGATATTTGAAGTAAAGGCAAAAGCAACTGAAAAGACAAAAATCAACGTCCTTCAGAATGCAATTGATGACTCTATTAAAGATGAAATCCGGATTGCAGAGTCTTTGAACGCGATGCGTCAGAGGTTATATGATCGACAAGATTTCGATGGAGTCGACTTGATAGAGCGTTTCCAGCGCGAACCTGACTATCCTTGCAAACGCAAGTATGGCGCGGCTGCGGTTTACACAGAGTCATCGCTACACGAGAGCGTGGTATGTACCTCACATGCAGGCAATCACCCTAGTGCCGACAGCCTGGAACTACTCGTGGTGAGTGGGGTTGAACTGATGTCACTGATTCACGAGCTTTATCGGAGAGCCGCAGATGAGGCTTGA
- a CDS encoding DEAD/DEAH box helicase yields the protein MRLENKGREILDITRAKAKQYEFGIEEEYHVELPQDPKRLLVFTIGVLGELAALESRPSDEREEHKQVLKQQLVLAGQFFESLSLSRLTSEIDEYLKILSSASYYLADMPGSSLVLARAVSKTPSELTASRLESLLVWLLKSELNENFSLASSGSYNDQIRKTAMAYRAFMNMEADLSDVEDELHEFRSTVYASGSDREVLLADTINALIKRKINNSSLVCLPKYTGLEQSRWHPALANDKFMKEFWPAQRLVGRLGVLKGESAVMQMPTSAGKTKSTELIIRSGFLSGRAKLAVIVAPFRALCREITQGFMASFEHDSVNINELRDVTSVDEDEQEFLKFLLGEDFKGKYDHTVIVSTPEKLVYLLRHEPSLAKKIDLLIFDEGHQFDSGKRGVTYELLIASLKKTIPEQAQKVLISAVMSNAETIGDWLNGESSLSIQGSNWLPSIKSVAFLSWFHDMGQLSYLGQDNKRDSGLYVPKIIQQSSLELRGRESKARFFPTKTEVQSISCYLGLRLCQQGPTAIFCGDKRTVISLCSTIVDVYKRGLSLPTPSSVSDTNELQKIAFLSHLHFSDQHIFSEAIPLGVLPHSSAIPNGLRIAVEWAMDKGAGHLVICTSTLAQGVNLPIKYLLISNLMQGGKRISTREFQNLIGRAGRSGYHTEGGIIFTDPKIYDNRFHWRGREKWARTLKLLNFSNAEECLSSLMEIVQPFPLIKGENDVLNFISNPFRERELWREWCEESGIPEESFTELMQDLDKKEQILHSIESYFMSILKDDSSLLSTEYFLDLAYETLAYHLANDDAKDQLVAVFTAIHTRLSVIPVEKFSYYGRTLLGLDELIYIEHWIASQIFELEFCDSPQDLLEVCWPLITIFARKKITSNIYPQEQAVNIATQWCNETSYAEILTYAKLNNFSVKAKSTYYSITQEHIVDFCSALSYDGMLIIGAIGDIVEGKALNETLLNHARSLQNQLKLGLSDEFKIWIHGQGFPDREVCKFISLQFESVRENKNIIDYKIFKNNKQLLKETLSRLPTAFSLPKFI from the coding sequence ATGAGGCTTGAAAACAAAGGTCGTGAAATCCTTGATATTACACGCGCGAAAGCAAAACAGTATGAGTTTGGAATCGAAGAGGAATATCACGTTGAGCTTCCTCAGGACCCTAAGCGATTGCTAGTGTTCACGATTGGAGTGCTCGGAGAGTTGGCTGCACTTGAATCCCGCCCCTCAGATGAGCGCGAAGAACACAAACAAGTACTGAAGCAACAATTAGTGCTAGCTGGACAATTTTTTGAATCTTTGAGTCTGTCTCGCCTAACAAGCGAAATAGATGAATATCTAAAAATTTTGAGCTCGGCCTCTTATTATCTTGCCGACATGCCAGGCAGTTCATTGGTCCTAGCCAGAGCGGTTTCAAAAACTCCCTCAGAGCTGACAGCCAGTAGACTCGAAAGCTTGTTAGTGTGGCTACTAAAATCCGAGCTGAATGAAAACTTTTCTCTCGCTTCATCAGGGAGCTATAACGACCAGATTCGCAAAACAGCAATGGCTTATCGCGCTTTTATGAATATGGAGGCGGATCTATCAGACGTAGAAGACGAGTTACATGAGTTCAGAAGTACCGTCTATGCGAGCGGCTCAGATCGTGAGGTGCTGCTGGCCGACACTATCAATGCTCTAATTAAAAGAAAAATCAATAATTCGTCATTGGTCTGCCTACCCAAATACACCGGCTTGGAACAGAGTCGTTGGCACCCAGCTCTTGCAAACGACAAGTTTATGAAGGAGTTCTGGCCTGCCCAGCGCTTGGTGGGAAGACTGGGCGTGCTGAAGGGTGAGTCAGCAGTTATGCAAATGCCCACCAGTGCGGGTAAGACCAAGTCTACCGAGCTTATCATTCGGAGCGGATTTCTCTCAGGTCGTGCAAAACTAGCTGTGATTGTCGCCCCCTTCCGTGCATTGTGCCGGGAAATAACTCAGGGCTTCATGGCATCTTTTGAGCACGACTCCGTCAACATCAACGAGCTTAGAGATGTTACAAGTGTGGATGAGGATGAGCAGGAATTTCTAAAATTTTTGCTTGGTGAAGATTTCAAAGGCAAATATGATCATACTGTAATTGTTTCAACTCCAGAAAAATTAGTTTACTTACTTAGGCATGAACCTTCTCTGGCCAAAAAAATTGACTTGCTGATATTTGACGAAGGCCATCAATTTGATAGCGGAAAAAGGGGAGTAACCTATGAGCTTTTGATTGCTTCGCTGAAGAAAACAATACCTGAGCAGGCGCAAAAGGTGTTGATTTCAGCGGTTATGTCAAATGCAGAAACAATTGGCGACTGGCTGAATGGAGAGTCCAGCCTAAGCATCCAGGGTAGTAATTGGCTGCCATCTATCAAAAGCGTAGCCTTTCTCAGCTGGTTTCACGATATGGGTCAACTGAGTTACCTCGGGCAAGACAATAAACGCGACAGCGGCTTATATGTCCCCAAGATCATCCAACAGTCAAGCCTTGAGCTGCGAGGGAGAGAAAGCAAAGCTCGGTTTTTTCCAACAAAGACCGAAGTGCAATCAATTTCCTGCTACTTGGGACTTCGATTGTGCCAGCAGGGACCAACAGCTATATTTTGCGGGGACAAGAGAACAGTCATAAGTCTGTGTTCAACCATTGTAGATGTGTACAAACGAGGATTGTCACTTCCAACGCCAAGCTCAGTCTCAGACACCAATGAGCTTCAGAAAATTGCGTTTCTATCACATCTACACTTTTCCGATCAGCACATTTTTTCTGAAGCTATTCCCCTAGGAGTCTTGCCTCACAGTTCAGCCATTCCAAATGGTCTCAGAATCGCGGTTGAATGGGCCATGGATAAGGGTGCTGGACATCTCGTCATATGCACCTCGACTCTCGCTCAGGGTGTAAATCTTCCAATTAAATACCTGCTAATCTCAAACTTGATGCAGGGTGGTAAAAGGATTTCCACTAGGGAATTCCAAAACCTGATTGGTCGCGCTGGACGATCAGGCTATCACACTGAAGGTGGAATAATTTTCACTGACCCCAAAATTTACGACAACCGTTTTCACTGGAGAGGACGTGAAAAATGGGCGAGAACTCTCAAACTGTTAAACTTTAGTAACGCCGAAGAGTGCCTGAGTAGCTTGATGGAAATAGTTCAGCCATTCCCTCTGATAAAAGGTGAAAATGACGTTCTAAATTTTATCTCTAACCCGTTTAGGGAAAGAGAATTGTGGCGTGAATGGTGCGAGGAAAGCGGAATCCCTGAGGAAAGCTTTACTGAACTGATGCAAGATTTGGATAAAAAGGAGCAAATCCTTCATTCTATTGAAAGCTATTTCATGTCAATTTTGAAGGATGACAGTTCCTTACTATCAACAGAATACTTTCTAGACCTAGCTTACGAAACTCTTGCCTACCATCTTGCAAACGACGACGCTAAAGATCAGTTAGTGGCAGTATTTACTGCCATCCACACAAGGTTAAGCGTGATACCTGTAGAAAAATTCTCCTATTATGGAAGGACCCTACTTGGACTTGATGAGCTTATTTATATCGAACACTGGATAGCATCTCAAATATTCGAGCTTGAATTTTGTGATTCTCCTCAGGATCTACTCGAAGTATGCTGGCCCTTAATCACGATATTTGCCAGAAAGAAAATCACCTCTAACATTTATCCACAGGAGCAAGCGGTAAACATTGCCACTCAATGGTGCAATGAAACCAGTTACGCAGAAATTTTAACTTATGCCAAACTAAACAATTTTTCCGTCAAGGCAAAAAGCACTTATTACTCGATTACTCAAGAGCACATTGTAGATTTCTGCTCCGCTCTCTCTTACGATGGAATGTTAATAATTGGAGCTATCGGCGATATTGTCGAAGGCAAGGCCTTGAATGAAACATTGCTTAACCATGCCAGATCACTTCAGAATCAGCTGAAACTCGGCCTATCAGACGAATTCAAAATTTGGATACACGGACAAGGATTCCCGGATAGAGAGGTGTGCAAGTTCATCAGCCTGCAATTTGAAAGCGTTCGAGAAAACAAAAACATTATTGACTACAAAATATTCAAGAATAATAAGCAACTGCTAAAAGAAACTTTATCGAGACTACCTACTGCGTTTTCATTGCCAAAATTTATTTAA
- a CDS encoding DUF6953 family protein, which yields MTPDSVALWMLDKIRNESCIYQDDVVDFLVKNNQEVLLVENADGNQVLGRNVLTSFRKLTDSTVVWVKPDRYWRFRVDEDEPGRDARG from the coding sequence ATGACTCCAGATTCCGTTGCGCTTTGGATGCTAGACAAGATTCGAAATGAGTCATGTATCTATCAGGACGACGTCGTTGACTTTTTGGTTAAGAACAATCAGGAAGTCCTCTTGGTAGAGAATGCTGACGGGAATCAGGTTCTGGGAAGGAATGTGCTGACCTCATTTCGAAAACTCACAGATTCGACTGTTGTGTGGGTCAAGCCTGATCGCTACTGGCGATTCCGCGTAGATGAAGACGAACCAGGAAGAGATGCCCGAGGGTAG
- a CDS encoding DUF2158 domain-containing protein has protein sequence MEKQLMQIEDAVTGAQVRLIVGGPDMVVSYVDGKWINCQWFAGKKLDSGRFRAETLELIKPKAE, from the coding sequence ATGGAGAAGCAGCTCATGCAAATAGAGGACGCGGTAACAGGTGCACAGGTGCGATTAATCGTTGGTGGTCCTGACATGGTCGTCTCTTACGTAGATGGCAAGTGGATTAACTGTCAATGGTTCGCGGGCAAGAAGCTGGACAGTGGACGCTTTCGCGCTGAAACCTTGGAGTTAATCAAACCGAAAGCGGAGTAG